GTCTTCGCTTGGGTGAATTTGATATCCTGGTTGGGGTGAACTTACTCCGTGAGGGGCTTGATTTGCCGGAGGTCACGCTTGTCGCTATTCTCGATGCGGATAAGGAGGGCTTTCTGCGTTCCGAACGATCGCTTATTCAGACGATTGGTCGCGCTGCCCGGAATGATAAAGGTCGGGTTATTATGTATGCGGATAAAATGACGGATAGCATGCGCGTCACAATAGATGAAACCAATCGTCGCCGAGACAAGCAGATGAAATATAACTTGGAACATGGCATTACACCGCGTACTGTGGGCAAAACAAGAGAGGAGATCTTAGAGCAGACTTCTGTTGCTGATTTCTCGGGTATTGAACCTAAAATTTATGTTGAACCTGATCCGTCGCAGGCCATTGCAGCTGATCCAGTGATGCAGTATCTCAGTGAGAAGGATCTGAAGAAAGCGATCGATAACGTACGGAAGAAAATGGATAAAGCAGCAAAAGAAATGGATTTCTTGGAAGCAGCGAAATATCGTGATGAAATGTTCTCCTTGGAGAAGCTCTATGAAGAGCGTTTCCCATCGTAAAGCAGGGCGACTTGTTAATATGTATTAATTATTGTTAATCAATTTAAGATTTGTTAAACGACGCTAAATAGCGTTTAAATTAAGATTCCGGTCCGTATAGTTGTGGCAATTGTAAATAAATTGACCACATATGAAACATTTAATCTACGGAATAATATCGTTTTTTGTGCTTTCCACAGCATTCTGTCAAAGTAAAAATTTCCTACGGAATAAATGCCGAGTACACGAATGCCTCCTGACCCAATGGATTCGGCCGTATTTCCTAAGTTTTTCTATTGAACTATATTGTTCAATTGTTAACATATTTTGCGTAAATCAAATTCTTCTCAGTAAATTAGTGCTCAAATCTAAACTAAAACATACTAAAGAATGAAAAAGCCAATTCTCGTTGTCAAATTTGGATCGGCTTCTATTACCACGAAAGAGGGAGAAGTTGATGAACGTATTGTTTTGGAGATCGCTAGGCAAATTGCTTCCTTACAAAAGAAATACAATATCGTCTTGGTCTCTTCAGGTGCTGTTGCTGCCGGTAAACGTTTTCTGCCCAGCTACACAGGAACGCTATCCGAACGCAAAGCAGCTGCTGCAATTGGGAACCCCATATTGATTAATACGTATTCTACTTATTTCCGACCGTTTAAAATTTCATTGGCGCAGAGTTTATGTGAGCGACATCACTTTTCCAATCGGGATCAATTTCTACAATTGAAAAATACGTATGAGGAATTGTGGCGGAACAATGTTATTCCAATTGCAAATGAAAATGATGTGGTGAGTAATAAAGAACTGAAGTTTTCAGATAATGATGAGCTGGCAACCTTGATTGCTGTTGGTTTTGGTGCCGAAAAATTACTGTTTAGCACTTCCGTTCCTGGTGTGTTGGATGCAAACAACAAGATTATACCGCAAATTGAAACAATTGACCGGGATATTTTAGGGCTGGCAAGGAAGGATAAATCTTCCGTAGGATTAGGGGGAATGACCTCGAAATTGAACTTTGCCCGATTGGCCAATCAAATGGGGATTGCTGTTGTGATTTTTAGTATGCAAACCGAGGAAGCGATACAAAAAGCGGTTAAGCACGAGACTGGCACACTGTGTCTGGCTCAAAGTAAGAAGATCTCTTCCCGCAAGAAATGGCTCGCGAGTGGAAGTTTAATAAAAGGGGAATTGATGGTTGATCGTGGAGCGGAGGAAGCATTATTGAAGCACAAAAGTTTACTCGCTGTGGGGGTAACCCGTATCGTCGAGCATTTTGAAAAAGGAGAAGTGTTAAATATTGTCAATCTAGAAGGCTTAACTGTTGCCGTTGCCCGCGCGAAGATGGATTCATCCGCTTTGTCCCAGACCAGTAAAAAAAATGTAGAAATTGCACATGCAAATGATATTGTATTATTATGAGTGAATCCATCTTAAACCAACTTCAGGCGGCGGCCAAAGCAAAACAAATTTTGCAACAACTGGCTCCTGATACCAAAATAACTATTTTAAATGCCATCGCAGAAGGTCTTATCGCACATACTACTGATATATTAGAAGCCAATAAGATTGATTTGGATCGTATGGCTGATGACGACCCCAAAAAGGATCGTCTTTTGCTCAATAGCGATCGTCTAAAAGGTTTGGCTGACAGTGTTAAGCAGATTGCTCAGTTGGCAGATCCAACAGATCAGTTATTACTAAAAAAAATATTGCCAAATGGATTGGAGATCGAGAAAATTACGGTTCCACTCGGGGTCGTTGGGGTCATCTACGAATCGCGACCTAATGTGACGATAGACGTTGCTGCATTATGTATTCAGTCGGGTAACGTTTGTCTATTGCGCGGTGGTTCTGATGCGTTACACACCAACGAGGCGTTGTTGAAAGTAATCCATGCTGTCTTAGAGCAGTATGGTATTGCAACAACTATTGTGCAACTGTTGCCTGTTGATAGGAAGCATGTTTCGGAATTATTGGAAGCTACCCAATTCGTGGATATTATCATACCACGGGGTTCACAGTCGCTGATCGATTATGTCAGGGAACACGCTAAAGTACCAGTTATTGAAACTGGAGCAGGAGTATGCCATACTTATGTGGACCGTACAGCAGATTTGGATATGGCAGCCAAAATTGTTGCCAATGCTAAAATTTCGAGGCCATCGGTGTGTAATTCTTTAGATACTGTTTTGGTCGATCGTGCTGTTGCTGCCGAGTTCCTGACGAAATTGAAAACTTATTTTGAAGATGCTCAGGTGGAAGTTTTCGCGGACCCTACAGCTTATGAGATATTACAGGGTCAAAATTTTTCAAATTTAAAGTGCGCAGATGAAGCCGATTTTGGAAGAGAATTTTTAGATTTGAAGTGTTCAATAAAGACGGTCACCAGTTTGGACGAAGCTTTGGAGCATATCGCAAAATATTCTTCCAAACATTCGGAATGTATTGTTTCTTCCAGTGAACTCCATATTGAACAATTTTTGAATACAGTGGATGCTGCTGCGGTATATGCCAATGCATCTACACGTTTTACGGACGGAGGTGAGTTTGGTCTGGGTGCAGAAATCGGTATCTCGACCCAAAAGTTACATGCCCGTGGACCATTTGCATTGGAAAAATTGGTAACAGAGAAGTGGATTGTCCGCGGAAATGGACAGATCAGATAAGCATAGATCATGGGATTAAGTTTTAAGAAAGATGTATTGATGAATTGGATCGAAGAAATTGGTAAATTTCTTCGCATATGGACAGAAGGGCATGATGCTTTTACGGAGCCGACTGATCCAGCAGTGTTTGAAGATGCTTATGAGAAATTCTTCGAAAAGAGTAGGACCTATTTTTTAAATCTTTCCGAAAATGAACTTTCGGCATATCTCAAAACAGATCTTCAAATTCAGCAACTACATCCATTGGCTTTAACGTTGTTATTTGATGGGTTGAATGCTACAGATGGCAATCAGGAGAATTTACTTCGTAAAGCAAAGTTTATTTTGAATCTGGCGATGGCTGAAACGGCGAGCTTTGCCTTTCAGGATTATCAATATCTTGGTATGATCGATAACAAATTGAAGAGTCTTTAGATTAATAAAGCTATCCGTCATGCAAAGCCCTAAAAAAGTGTTTAACTTTTTGGGTTCATTGCATGACGGACAGCTTAGCGAAGGATCTCACGGGCAATCACCAGACGTTGGATCTCAGAGGTTCCCTCATATATTTGCGTGATTTTTGCGTCGCGCATTAACCTCTCAACATGATATTCTTTTACGTAACCGTAGCCACCGTGGATCTGTACAGCTTCGACAGTGTGTTTCATGGCAACTTCAGATGCATGCAGTTTGGCCATGGCAGCTTCTTTACCGTAAGGAAGGCCCTGGTCTTTCGTCCAGGCAGCTTTATACGTCAAAAGTCGAGCTGCCTCGATATCAACTTCCATGTCGGCCAATTTAAACTGTATGGCCTGATGGTCCGAAATCGGTTTTCCAAAGGTCTTTCGTTCTTTTGAGTAAGCCAAAGCAAGGTCATAGGCACCCGCAGCAATTCCTAAGGCCTGTGCCGCAATCCCAATGCGACCGCCATCGAGTGTTTTCATAGCAAATTTAAATCCGAAGCCATCTTCTCCGATACGGTTTTCCTTGGGAACCTGAACATCGGAAAATAGAAGTGAATGGGTATCGGAACTACGAATACCCAATTTGTTTTCTTTAGGACCAATGGTAAATCCCGGCAGCCCTTTTTCAACGATCAATACATTGATTCCTTTGTGGCCTTTTTCAGGATGTGTCTGTGCAATGACAAGATAGATATCGGCATGGCCACCATTGGTGATCCAATTTTTTGTACCATTTAGGAGATAGTGATCCCCCTTATCTTCGGCGGTGGTATGCTGTGAGGAGGCGTCCGAACCAGCTTCAGGTTCTGACAACGCAAAAGCACCAAGTTTTTCACCTTTCGCTAAAGGAATCAGGTACTTTTGTTTTTGTTCCTCTGTACCATAAGCATTGAGTCCATATAATACCAGGGAATTGTGGGCGGATACGATAACGGCCGCTGAGGCATCAATTTTGGCAATTTCTTCGAGCACGAGAACATAGGCCAACGTATCCATTCCAGCTCCGCCATAAGCTTCGGGGGTCATGATACCCATAAACCCGAGTTCGCCCATTTGCTTGACAAAATCTGTTGGAAATTTTGCGGCTTCATCGCGCTCGATTGCCCCAGCCTTTAGCTCTTGGGCAAATTCCCGCGCTGCGTCGCGGATCATTTTATGCTCTTCGCTTAATTCAAAATTCATGGCATTTCAGTTTTTTGGTTCATCAGTTACCAAGCCGATAACGTCTATA
The Sphingobacterium multivorum genome window above contains:
- the proB gene encoding glutamate 5-kinase — protein: MKKPILVVKFGSASITTKEGEVDERIVLEIARQIASLQKKYNIVLVSSGAVAAGKRFLPSYTGTLSERKAAAAIGNPILINTYSTYFRPFKISLAQSLCERHHFSNRDQFLQLKNTYEELWRNNVIPIANENDVVSNKELKFSDNDELATLIAVGFGAEKLLFSTSVPGVLDANNKIIPQIETIDRDILGLARKDKSSVGLGGMTSKLNFARLANQMGIAVVIFSMQTEEAIQKAVKHETGTLCLAQSKKISSRKKWLASGSLIKGELMVDRGAEEALLKHKSLLAVGVTRIVEHFEKGEVLNIVNLEGLTVAVARAKMDSSALSQTSKKNVEIAHANDIVLL
- a CDS encoding glutamate-5-semialdehyde dehydrogenase, producing the protein MSESILNQLQAAAKAKQILQQLAPDTKITILNAIAEGLIAHTTDILEANKIDLDRMADDDPKKDRLLLNSDRLKGLADSVKQIAQLADPTDQLLLKKILPNGLEIEKITVPLGVVGVIYESRPNVTIDVAALCIQSGNVCLLRGGSDALHTNEALLKVIHAVLEQYGIATTIVQLLPVDRKHVSELLEATQFVDIIIPRGSQSLIDYVREHAKVPVIETGAGVCHTYVDRTADLDMAAKIVANAKISRPSVCNSLDTVLVDRAVAAEFLTKLKTYFEDAQVEVFADPTAYEILQGQNFSNLKCADEADFGREFLDLKCSIKTVTSLDEALEHIAKYSSKHSECIVSSSELHIEQFLNTVDAAAVYANASTRFTDGGEFGLGAEIGISTQKLHARGPFALEKLVTEKWIVRGNGQIR
- a CDS encoding acyl-CoA dehydrogenase, whose protein sequence is MNFELSEEHKMIRDAAREFAQELKAGAIERDEAAKFPTDFVKQMGELGFMGIMTPEAYGGAGMDTLAYVLVLEEIAKIDASAAVIVSAHNSLVLYGLNAYGTEEQKQKYLIPLAKGEKLGAFALSEPEAGSDASSQHTTAEDKGDHYLLNGTKNWITNGGHADIYLVIAQTHPEKGHKGINVLIVEKGLPGFTIGPKENKLGIRSSDTHSLLFSDVQVPKENRIGEDGFGFKFAMKTLDGGRIGIAAQALGIAAGAYDLALAYSKERKTFGKPISDHQAIQFKLADMEVDIEAARLLTYKAAWTKDQGLPYGKEAAMAKLHASEVAMKHTVEAVQIHGGYGYVKEYHVERLMRDAKITQIYEGTSEIQRLVIAREILR